The genome window GGAAGGTGAGGTTCGGTTGATCCGAGACATAGACACCGCCATTACCGAACTCAAAGCTGAGCGGGATATGCAGCTTGTCCGCCCAGACACTGCATTTATCAGCCTTGTGATCACCATTGGTATCCTCCAAGATGAGGATCTGATCCTCCGGCACATGACCGGGTAAAATTTGCGGATAGGTGATGCTGGTGCTGACCCAGAGACGCCCCTTGGTATCGAACCGAATGGCGATGGGTTTCTTGAACAGGTCGGGAAAGTCTTCTTCACTGGCGAACAGAGAGACTTCAAAGCGAGGATCAATCTTGAAGGCTTTCAGTTCATCCTCAGGGCTCATCCATTCATTGATGGGTCTGTCACCCGTGATCTCAGGGAGGGGTAGCGTTTTCGAGTCATCCACCAGTTTCTGGATTTCTCCCTCGGCAAAGGCGACCCTGGGGGCTGGAGTCTTGCCCGAAGCCAGATCCCAGATGAGTTGATCTCGATTGGCCACCATCTGCTTGAGCTTCTCCAACTCGTTGGGGAAATTCACCACGCCATAGGGTTTGGCGCGGCCACCTTTGATGTAGTAGTAGTTCAGCGGGCGATAATACTGAAAGAACTTGGTCTCCTTTTCCACCACGGCCTCTCGCACCGCTTCATTCAATTTCGGCGCTGTTTCCTGGAACAACTCGCGGAAGAGAGTCTCTGAGAAAGCGGCATAACCTTTTTGATTGGGGTGCACTCCATTGATGGTGTGGGTGGTTTGGGTCTGTGACTCCGAAGGTGTATGAAATCCAGGGGTAAAGACGTCTGCGAAGTCCACTCCCTCTGCCGCGGCCACCTTTTTCATGGCCTCGCTGTAAAGCTGAATCTGAGCATTCAGATCCTCATGAGGAGCCTCCGCCGCAGTGGGCGACACCAGGACGATTTCGGGCGCTGAGTGGCCATTGTAACGGTGACTCTTGAGCTCGATTAAGAAGGCTTTGAGGAGAGTCTCAAACTCGGCCAGACCGGCTTGACCTTTGAAGCTTTCATTGAAGCCGAAAGCCGCCAGGATGACATCGGCTTGATGTTCAGTGAGGTGCTGATTGAGATCACCAAAACCGTCCGGACGAGGTCTCAGGGCCACCTCGTCGGCACTCCAGGCCAGGTTCCGCACCACGAGGTGGTGGTTGGGAAAATGTTGCTGAAGCAGTGCTTCAAAGGTGCCGTCATCGCGCATCCGGTCGAACAATGAATTGCCAATCAAACACAAACGTGTGTTGGGTTTCAGTTCCAGAGGCACCTCAGCCTGTAGCAGGGAGCCAAGGCCGCAGAGGATGACGATAAGATGCTTCAGCATAGGTTAGAGAAAGGAAACGCCTGTCCTGAGGATGAACCTTCAAGGACTGCGTCACCACCTATCCCGCAGATGCCCATCAAACCGGACAATTCACGAAACGTTTCTCAGGTGAGCAACGGGTTCAATTTTAGCTTTTTTCAAGCCCCAATAGCCATCCACTGAAACTCCACAGCATAAACACGGGTGTTTGACCAAGTCGAGATGACTGCGTTGAAGCCGGACTCGGAGATGGAAGTTGCCTGAACCTTGAGTCTTGCACTGTCCCTTTGATCGACATCAAAACCTGTCAGACCGATGTGGACGACTGGGGCGGATTGGAATGGGGCATCGAACACGACTTCAACGCTGAAGCTGCGGGTCACTTCGACATCGGCCTCGAGGGTGGCCAAGTTCCAGCCATCCGTCAAAACGCTGGCACCGGCTTGAGCAGAGAGAACTTTCCAGGGCAGGGAGGATGTATTCATGGTCAGAGAAGAGCAAGGCTAGCAACAATCAGGCCGGGTGCTCGACTGGAAATCTAAAGATGGCGTCACGAACTGGGTTTTTTGAGAAGTTCACTTTTCGGATGAGATTGTGAGCAGACTCGGCATTCTCTGGAGTCATGGATTACCCCATCACTTTCCGGTTTAAGCTCATCGCGCTCACGCCCCAGATCTATGTGGAGAATGGGAGTGGTCATACGCTGGGGTATGTGAAGCAGAAGTTCCTCCGACTCCGCGAAAAGGTAGAGGTGTATACGGACGATAACCGCAGCCAATTGCTGGCGACCATCGACGCGGATCGGATGATCGATTGGTCGGCACGTTATACCTTCCGTGATGCCCACGGTCGGGAAATCGGTTCGGTAGGCAGGCGAGGTTTTCGCTCCCTGTGGCGTGCGCATTATGAGGTCTTTGCTCCGGGTTCACGTGCGGTGCTTTTCACCATTCGGGAGGAAAATCCGGGGGCTAAGCTGATGGATGGCTTCATCGGTGAGCTGCCCATCATCGGCCTCTTCAGCGGCTTCATGTTTCACCCGCGCTACTTAGCCACTCGTGTGGATGGCAGCCCCGTGTTGCGCTTAACCAAAGAGAGCGCGTTCTTTGAAGGGCGTTTCAGTCTCACCCAAGTGGGCGATGCCTCCGAGGACGAGCAGACAGTGCTGATGCTGTCCTTCCTCATGATGAATTTGCTGGAGCGCCGGAGAGGGTGAGGTGGTGACATGTGAAGGTCTCGCATTTTTGCAAACGAGGAGGGGTTCGGAAATGCAGAATGCTTGGCGTTTGAATTGCTGTAGCGAGCAACCTCTGTTTCTCTTACTCCCGTGAGCTCGTTTCCCGCTTCTCCTCTGACGAATAGTCTTTTCAAGCCCCCTGCTTCGATGGCGAAAGCACCGGCTGGGCCGCGTTACATCCCGGCTCCGCGCGGGAAGGAGACGGTGCCGGGGTTTGAAAACACGGCGGAGCATTTCAAGATCTACGTGGAAGTGCGCAAGGCGGTGAATGAGGAGATTCGGGTTCGGAGCCGTCGGCGTTGGGTAATCCTGACACAAATGACGGCCCTCTATGTGACGGTGATTGCGGGACTCTTCGTTTTAGCCACCCAGGGGCCGGCCTTGATGCCGGATGTGTATCCGCTCCTGCTGATGCTCATGCTCACGGTCATGTCGGGGATGGTTTTTGCCCGAGCGATCCTG of Prosthecobacter debontii contains these proteins:
- a CDS encoding H-type lectin domain-containing protein, with the translated sequence MNTSSLPWKVLSAQAGASVLTDGWNLATLEADVEVTRSFSVEVVFDAPFQSAPVVHIGLTGFDVDQRDSARLKVQATSISESGFNAVISTWSNTRVYAVEFQWMAIGA